The Alkalihalobacillus sp. LMS6 genomic interval CAGCTTGAAGCATGTCCAGCCACTTATCAATTACTGGTTGCCCTTGCTCTTGATAAAGGGTATAAGCCTTTGTCGCGGCTGTTAAACCTGCTGAATAGGTATACGGATATAACCCCATATAATAATGCGGTTGACGCATCCACGTACGTCCTGCTCGTTCGTTAATTTCAACAGAGTCCCCCCAAAAACCAGTTAAAACAGCTTGTTTCGTTTCGCGTAATTTAATGGCTGTAAGCGGGATTCCTTTTTCCGCAAGAGCATACACACGCCGTTGAAATTCACCTTCTAGTAAATGTGTAACAAAATTATGATAGTATGTCCCGATAAATTGCAGTGTAATCCAGCGTTTCATTCGCGGATCATCAGTTTTCGTCAGTAAATGATTGCCGAGAAATAATTCATTCATCGTAGATGGTGCTTCAATACAATAAGTAGATGGCCGTGTTGCGTGAAGAGGTTGAGCTGCATTGGCATGATAAAAATGTCCAGCGTGACCGAGCTCATGGGCTAGAATAAATGCTCCTCGCATCGTATCTTTCCACGTTAGCAAAATATAAGGATGCGAGCCGTATGGACTTGCGCAAAACGCACCAGTTGCCTTCCCAACGTTGTCAGCGCGATCCACCCAGCGCTCTTCTTTTGCTCGTTTTAACATTTTACCGTATTCTTCACCGAATGGTTCGAGGGCTTCAATAATGGTGTCGTACGCTTCTTCATATGATGTAACTGGCTCAAACTCAGGATCTAAAGGGGCTTTTAAGTCTGAGAAGCCAAATGTGTCTAACCCTAAAACGTCTTTTTTTAGTTTTGCATATCGTTGCATGTGCGGAGCTAATTCTTGATAGATCGTGTCGAGTTGATTGTGGTACATCGCTTGCGTGACGTTTTGCGAATGAAGTAACATCTGTTCTGCTGACTCGTAACCGCGTAACCGTGCGAGCGTCACTTGTTTTGTAACTTCACTCGCATAGAGCTTTGCATATGTATGCTCGTACTTTTTTAACGTGTCATCAAAGGCTATAAATGCGTTTCTTCGTTCTTCTGTATGCGGGGACAATTCATATTGGTCTTCAAAGCGGGCAAAAGAAAGAGGGAATTCTTCGCCGTTTGCGCCAGTGAAAGTAGGAAACGCCATATCCGCTGATTTGCTTGTTAAATACGTTGAATAAGGGCTTGTGAGAATAGGAGATAAGGCAGCAAGCACTTCTTCTGTTTCACTAGATAGTGCGTAAGGGCGAGTGTCAGTCAATTTATCTAAATATACACGAAACGATTGTAGTTCTTCTTTTTCTGTTTGAAATTGTTCCATAATAGCAGGTGGCAATGTTAAAATTTCGGCATCAACTTTGGCCACTTCTGCTTGAACGATAGCTTGTGTACCTTGTGCTAAACTAGAATTTCCTTGAGCGATTGCATCTGTACCGTCACTTGAGAGAGAAAGAGAAGCATACGTCATCACAGGCACAAGTTTCTCTAAAACGGCTTCTCGAGCTTCTAAAGCATGAAGGAGGTTTTCTGCACGTTCCCCGATTTTTTCAGTAAATAAAGATAATTTAGCTGCTGCTTGTTCTACCTCTTGGCGTGCTTCGTCCCATTCTTCCGTTGAAGAAAAAAGATCGCGTAAATTCCACGTTTCTTTAGTGGGGATATCTTGGCGTTTTGTTAATTCCATCTTTTCTACCTCCTAAACTTCGTAAAACGAAATATCTTTATTATACATTAAATTTGAATGATTGGCACTAATCTAGCAAAAAGTGTTGAGAAATTCATTGTAGCCAACAGAACAACCATTCGCTAAAATAGAAGAAAGACCCTTTTTGAGGTGGAAATTATGTTTAAACAAACATTACAACAAAAATTACTAGAATTAAAACAAGATCAAAATGTTACCTATTGGCGCGAGATTGAGCCGAAAGAGGCCAAAACTGCATCATTTCCGAACTGGCTTGATATTCGGATTTGTCACGGTCTACGAAAACGCGGCATTAGTGAACTATATACACATCAACGAGAAGCCCTTACCTATGGTCATGAGCGTAAGCATTTTGTTACCGTTACACCGACAGCATCTGGAAAGTCGTTATGCTATCACTTACCTGTCTTAAAAACGTTTATAGAAAACCCTTCAAGTCGAACGTTATATTTGTTTCCGACAAAAGCCCTCGCGCAAGATCAAATGGCGGAATTAAATGAAATGATTGCGGATATTGGCATCGATTTAAAATGCCATACGTATGATGGCGATACGCCACCACAAATTCGGACTAGCGTTCGCGAAGCAGGTAATGTTGTTATTACAAATCCTGACATGCTTCACTCGGCGATTTTACCTCACCATACGAAGTGGGTGGCATTTTTTGAGCAATTAGACTATATCGTCATTGATGAACTTCACACATACCGTGGTGTGTTTGGTAGCCATGTCGCGAATGTCGTTGAGCGATTAAAACGAATTTGCGCTTACTACGGTTCAAGCCCAACTTTTATTTGCACGTCTGCTACAATTGCTAACCCAAAAGAATTAGCGGAAACATTAATTCGCGAGCCGTTTCAAGTAATAACAGAAAGCGGAGCGCCGAGTGGCAAAAAGCATTTTATTTTTTATAATCCACCTATTGTGAATGAACCGTTACAAATTAGACAAAGTGCGATGCGATCAGCGCAAGAATTAGCAGAAGGGTTTTTACGAGAAGGTATTCAAACCATTTTATTTGCAAGAAGTCGTGTCCGTGTTGAGATTATGTTGAATAAACTCCAACAATTAATTAAACATCAATTTGGAAAAGCAACGATTGCTGGCTATCGGGGAGGGTATTTACCAAACCAACGTCGAGAAATTGAAAAAGGCTTACGTTCAGGTGAAGTCATTGGGGTTGTGTCAACGAATGCCCTTGAATTAGGTGTAGATATCGGACAATTAGAAGTGTGTATTCTAACTGGGTATCCAGGATCCATTGCGAGTGCATGGCAGCAAGCGGGACGAGCGGGTCGTAGACAAAATGAAGCGGTTGTAATTATGGTAGCTGCGTCTACGCCTATTGATCAATATATTATGAATCACCCTGCATATTTCTTTGAACGCAGTCCTGAAACAGCACGAGTGAATCCGCTAAATTTAATTATTTATTTGGATCACCTTAAATGCGCTGCCTATGAACTTCCTTTTCGAAGCGGGGAAACGTTCGTTGGAGAAGTTGTTGACGAATATTTGGACTATCTAACAGAAAAGCAAGTTCTTTTACAAAAAAAGGACCGCTGGTATTGGATGACCGATGCTTTTCCAGCTCACGGCATTAGTTTACGGTCAGCGTCGCAAGAAAATGTGGTCATTATTGATCAGAGCGATGTAACAGCTCACAAAGTCATTGGGGAAATGGATCGATTTAGCGCCATGACACTGCTTCACGACGAGGCGATTTACCTCCACCAAGGGATCCAATTTCAAGTCGAATATTTGGATTGGGATGAGAAAAAAGCGTTTGTCCGCGAAGTGAAAGTTGATTATTTCACAGATGCTAATTTAGCCGTTTCCTTAACGATTCTTGAAGAAGACAATAAAAAAACTTTGGAACTGGCCACATTGTCCTACGGCGATGTTATGGTGACAGGAAAAGTAACGATCTTTAAAAAAATTCGTCTTGCCACGATGGAAAACATCGGCTCAGGACCGGTTCATTTACCAGAAGAAGAAATGCATACGAACAGTATGTGGCTTACATTTCACTCTTTAAATAAGGATATTAATTTATAAGTTTACATAATATACATTACAGGAACTTAAATAAAAACAAGAAGGTCCGTCTCAATATCTAAGAATACTTAAAGTTTTGAGACGGAATTTAATTTCATTAAAAAATAAGGCATTTATATCTGCATTAAAGTATTTTTTTACTAAGTCAGTTTCAATCTTTGTTTCATTTCCAATTGTCTTCTGTGAAGAATTTTTGATTCACGCATAATCGGTCTTACTTCTCGTTTCAATAGTTGTGTTATCATTTGAACTTGCATTCATGTCCATTGAGATCGGTGTCACTGTTAATAAAGTAATCGTAAGTAGAGCAAACAAATACTTTTTCATTCTTGACCATCTCCAATCATTTCTGGTTTTAGTTTTGCATTATAGGCAATCTTAAAGTACTTTATTACATTTTCATTATCACCTTTTTTCTCAAAGATTTCAATTAATTCTTCAGCAAGTTCACAAACCTCAAAGAAAAACCCTGACTCATTTAATTCATTTATTGACTCATCAACCATATTGTCATCGTTGGTTATGTATAATCCTTCTAAAAACTTGCAACGAGTTTGGAATTCGAAGTTTTTGTAATATTGAACACTAGCCTTAGCTTTTCTAAATGACTCAATTGCTTCTTCAATTTTACCAAGTTTAAATCGAGCATGTGAAAGCTCAGTTAGTGCCTTCATGCCATAGTAAGAATTTCTGATTTCCTCAATCTCTAGTGTTTTTTCAAAGTAATGTTCGGCCGCCTTATACTCTGATTGAGAAAATTTACTAAGTCCAATTGCTTTTAGTATGATACCTGTTGTTGTTGGAGATGTACTTTCTTCAAGGCACTCTTTTAATATTTGTTCACCCTTCTTATATTGTTTTAATTCTACGTAAATGGCTCCTATCACTTGCTTGTTATTAACAGCGTTATATACCAAGCCTAATCGTCTAAAAGCTGTTTCAGCTTGCTCTAAATAGGAGAGTGAAAGCAAGTGTTGATCTATGCGATAATATGCATATCCCATATAACCTAAGAAATCTGCCTCTTCCATATCGTCTTTAACGTGTTCTAATAAACGTTCGGCTTTTCGAAACATTTTTATCGCAGTTCTGTATCTTTGATTATTAAATTCGTCTTGTCCGCTTATAAAATAATAAAGATACTTCAAATAACGATCCATCTCGGACTCCACAAATTTAAATTTATCCTCAAGGGGTTCATTTTTACTACTCTTATCAAGAATGTTATCGTGCCTATACTCTACAAGTGAGTAGTAAGCTAGTATTTTATCATCCTCTTCCATGCTTTTGAGCATTTGTTTTGCTTCGTCTTTTAATAAGATTGCTTCTTCATAGGAACTGGAAAGAATACAGCTATACCATTCTACAATTTTTGCCCCCACTTTTGCCGAGGGAATTTTTTTTGTACACACAATCACCTACTTTTTTGATTTTTCTAATATAGGATAATATTACCATAAGATTAACAAGTTGTGTCGAATTATCTATATTTCCCAACCTGAACATAAATGTTGGGAAATACTGATGCAAAGGCAAAAAAAGAACAATTAAGCAAATAGTTTAAACTTAATTGTTTTGTATCATGTTGTAATTCTATACCTTTTGTACGAATCAAGGTTAATGTCTTCCCTTCTAACTTTCCATCTATCTCTATATCTACGAAGTCCGACAGCTGAAGTCAATCAAATGTAATTGCACACGTGTATTGATAAAGAAACCAGATTCATACTGAACCTGGCCTTCATATGTCATGTATTTAACTTACTTACGATGTTTCTTTATGAGTGATTTGAATCAGCAGGTTCTTTTCTCGTCTTAATACCGATAAAGAAGAACAAAGCAAGCAGCGCAAGGATTATGAGCGCAAAGATGATAGTTGAATTAATTTGCTGGCTCAGTAAGCCAAGTGCGATCCCAATCACCCCGAAGTCCGAATCCCCAAATGTGGTACTTTGGAAGCCAAGGTCGCCTAGTACTGGTAAGAGAAGAGCTGGTAGGAAACTAATGAATACGCCATTCACCATTGCACCAATAATGGCCCCTCTTCTGCCTCCTGTCGCATTTCCAAATACGCCTGCTGCTGCACCGGTAAAGAAATGTGGAACAAGACCAGGTACAATTACCGCTAACCCAAATAGTGGAAGGAACATCATGCTTATTAATCCAGCAGCAAAGCTGAATAGAAAGCCAATGATGACCGCATTGTTGGCAAACGGGAAAACCGCTGGTGCATCAAGAGCTGGCTTCGCATTTGGAACAATTCTATCTGCGATGCCTTTAAAGGCTGGAACGATTTCACCAAGCAACATTCTTACACCGGTTAAAATAATGTAGACACCGGCTGCGAAGGTTAGACCTTGCATAAGTGAGAAAACTAAGAAATTCTGGCCATCACTTAATTGGGTTTCAATAAAGCTACTTCCTGTAAAGAAGGCGACCACTAAGAATAAGATAACCATAGTTAAGGAAACAGCAACAGTGGTATCTCGTAAAAAGCCAAGTGATTTTGGTACTGTAATTTCTTCTGTAGATTTCTCTTTATTTCCAACCCATTTTCCAATAGTTGCAGAAGCATAGTACCCGAATGAACCAAAATGACCAACTGCAATGTCGTCAGATCCTGTGATTTCACGAGTAAACGGCTGAAGCATCGCTGGAAGTAAGACCATTAATGACCCTAGGATAATGGCCCCAAGTGCTACTAATGGAACGCCAGACATTCCAGCTGTTGTTAAAATAACCGCTATGAGGCACGCCATAAACATAATATGGTGCCCTGTTAAAAAGATATATTTAAATGGCGTAATACGAGCAAATAGAATGTTTGCCACCATCCCAAAAAGCATAATCATGGCTGTTTCGGTTCCAAACGCATCTTGGGCGATGGCAACAATGACTTCATTATTAGGAATGACACCGTTTACATTGAAAGCGTGGTTGAACATGGCGCTAAATTGGTCAAGTGATTGAGTAATGACCATAGCACCGGCTCCTAAAATAACAAAGCCGAGTACGGTTTTTAACGTCCCAGACACCACATCAGCCACTGCTTTGCGTTGGGCGAGCAAGCCGATGAGTGCAAAAAGACCAACCAGTAATTCTGGTGTACCTAAGAGATCGTTCATGATGAAATCAATCATTGTGATGGACCCCCTTTCTGTTATACGTGTTGGTCAAGAGCTGCACGCAATTCATTCTTGTCTAAAAGATTTTTCAGGCCTACTACATGACGAGACCCATCTTGTAAATTCGAAACAATGTCTTCAGATCCAATATACAAATCTGCTTGCTCAGTTTTCGCTGTCGTCAAATCTGTATGTGAAACATCAGCTTCCTTTTGCAAGTCTTTCAAGATTTGCTTGGCGTTCATCTCCACAATCATAGAACTTCCTAAACCATTTCCACATACTACTAATACTTTTTTCATTTTAATTTCCTCCTTCATTCTTCTGGTGAAGAACGATTTCAATGTCTTCGGCTGTTGAGCTTTCTAAAATACGGTTTACATTTTTTTTATCAGAGAGAAGCTCTGATAATTGCGATAGTGCTTTTAAATGAGTCTCATTATCGATCGCAGCTAATACGATAATTAATCGTGCGTCATGTTTGGCTTCATTTGAAAACGGGACCGCCTCATTGACCTTCAACATACTAATGCCTAACTTTTTCACGCCCTCTTCAGGCCTAGCGTGAGGCATGGCAATGAGTGGCGCAATGACAATGTATGGACCGTTTGTCATGACGTTTCTAATCATCGCATCGATATAAGAGTCATCGATGTGTTCTTTTTTCAAAAGCGGTTGAGCGGCTGCAGAAATAGCATCTTGCCAAGACGAAACCTTTTGCTGAACCGCAATCATACTTTTATCTAATAGTTCATGTAACAATGGTTTGTACACCTCAAATCTAATACTCGTTGGGCGAAAGTACGGTTCTAATTTACGAGTTAATTCTTCCTTTTGTTGAATGTCGGTATATTGTTCAATAATTTGCATGACACTCTCAAAATCAGAACGCTTCAACCGCGCCGGATCCATAAATTGTTGCAACTCTCGAAAGATGGTCGCCTTTTCTGATTCTCCTAAAATGGCTGGTACATAGATAACCGGAATAGTCGATTGACTGATGTAGGTCGTCGAAAAAGCAATATCTACGTTAGGTTCATACGATTTAAACGACCGCACCGGGATGTAATTCAAAAACTCAACTTCCGGCAATAACCCCTCGAGCTGTGAAAAAAGCATTGACGAAGCCGCAATCCCGTTCTCGCAAATGACGACCGCTTTATAGGCTTTGTGGCGCTTCTCTCTTTTCTTATTAATCCACCCACCAAAGTGCATGGCGATAAGAGCAATTTCTTCTCTTGGGATCTCGACGTTTACGTATTGTTGCAGTGGCTGTAACGCTTGTTCCGTTAATGTATACACTTCTTTTAACTGTTGTTCAATAAAGGGTAAATACCGGTTACTTAATGTTTGGTCATATTTTAATCGATAATAGGCTGGTTTAATGTGAGCAACTAAATTCTTGTATAAACGGTCTTTGTCTTGAAAATTCACGCCACTGTTGTACTCAAACTGGGCAATGATGTCTTTGGTGATTTGCGAAATGTCCGTTTGTTCAGTTTGATTAAGACGCGTGGATGCATCTGTTACACGAGAACTTAGTATGCGAATAACAAGCAAAAAGCACTCGGAATGTGATAACAACCGAAACCCTTTACGCTGTAGGCGAGCACTTAATTCTGTCACAGCTTTAAAAGCAGGGCTTTGAATCAAAACATCTTGTTCAGCTTGTTCAATCCATAGTTCATGTAGCGGACGTTGATAAATGAACAAGAGTGTAAGCCCCAAGGCGAGGCGTACTTGCTGGTTAAATGTAATCGCTAAAGCCATTTCAAGCTTTTTAATCTCCTTCTGTAAAACCACTTCTACATGCTCTGTGGTCGAATGGACTTGATGAAAGAGCATCTTTCTCACTTCATCAAAAGCATCATCTGTCACTGTTTGAAGGATTTGTTGAATCTTTTGCCACAGCGCATACTCACTACCAGTTAACTGATATCCTTTTTGTTTGTCGTACGTAAGCAAGATGCCATCCTTTTGGAGTTGCTCAGAAAGTGACGCAAGGTCTTTAAAAATTGTCCCTCGACTCACTTGAACGATGTCCATCAATTGTTTTGAAGAAACAAACGACTGTTGAAGGAACAAATGCGCTAAAAGAACATAATGTCGTTCTTCCTGACTCAAGCGATAGGCCCATTGGTCTTTTAACGAAATTAATGTGGATAATCGTTCTTTTGTTGCATGCTCTAAAAATAATCCTTCTCCATATTTCCGTTGAATGGCTGGAACGTGATTTTCAATGAGCCAATGGTCCACTTCATTTAAATCATGGTATAGCGTACGTTTTGACACACCGAGATTCTCCGCTAACTCGACCGGGTGAATCGGTGACGTTAATGAGTGAAGATAAGATAGAATGGCGATTCTTCTTTGATCTAAAACCACAAAGGTCGCTCCTTACAAAATTCAATTTTGCACATTATCTCAAAGCCATATCTGGAGTATATACGCAATTGTTAAAGGTGTTAATAGCTTTGATTATGCAATAAACGTACAATTCAATTTTGAAAAAGTATACGCTGATGAAGAAAAATTATGCAACAATCGAGAGTAGAATCATTGAAACTAAAAAAAGAATAACGTTAAAACGTTACTCTTTTCTGGGTTTTGATCGATATCGGGCTTACCCTCTTTTACGTTCAACACGTGCGCACCCGCTCTTACTATCTTACACACCTAATAAATTTGGTAATGTATTTGAAATCGCTGGAAAGTACATAACAAGAAGTAAGACAAGAATACTTGCAATCAAATAAGGTCCTATTCCTCGAACGATACTTTCTGACGAGACCCCTGAGATGCCACTAGCGACAAAGAGATTCAATCCGACCGGTGGAGTAAATAGACCGATGGCTAAACCAACTGTCATCATCACTCCAATGGTCGTGGGATCTACTCCTACCTCTAATAAAACTGGCATGAGTAAAGGAATAAAGATATAAAAAGCTGATATGGTGTCAATAAAAGCACCTACGATGAACAAGATAACGGCCACAAGTAGCAACAGAATGAGAGGGTTCGTAGTGAGCTGTAAGATCGTTGAAGTCAGGCTGGCTGCAATTTTTTGTGTTGTGATAATGTAAGAAAAGAGAGAGGCAACCCCAATAATGAGCATGATGACTGCTGACTGAACTGACGCATCTACCAATATCTTTGGAATATGCTGGAACTTTAATTCTCTATAGAAGAAAAAACCAACCACAAGGGAATAAAATACTGCTACAACAGCCGCTTCGGTGGGAGTGAAAATTCCTGAATAGATCCCTCCTAATATAATGACGGGAATCAATAGACCTAATGAAGCTTTAAGAAATGCTTTTAACACCTCGACACCGCGGGCTTTCTCAACGGTAATGGCAATTTCTTCATTTTCACGCTGTAATTGTTGGTTTTTTTTATTAACGATCATGCTTGCAATTAAAAGGCTTAGGGCAAGGAGAATCCCGGGAACAATCCCTGCAATAAACAAACGTCCAATTGATATACTGATAAAGTCACTGGCAATCACGCCAAATACAATAAAGGCAATACTTGGTGGTAAAATGATACCTAGGGAACCTGAACTTGCTACTAATGCAGAGGCAGAATGGGCTTTAAAACCATTCTTCACGAGGGCAGGAATTAAGATGGCACCCATAGCGGCGACTGTAGCCGGTCCTGATCCGGATATGGCAGAAAAGAAAAAGGCGGCAACGATTGTGACAATTACGATGCCATTTTTTCGGTGACCGAAAGCCAAATAAGCAAAATCAATGAGACGATTAGAAATTCCTGAATACCCCATTATGACCCCAGCTAAAACAAAGAAAGGAATGGCCAACAAAGTAAATGAGGAGATCGATGAATACATGATACTGGGAAGCAGTCCTAGCGAAGACCAGCCTGAATCTAGTAGCAGTACAATGATAGCTGCGATCCCCAATGAAAAGGCTACAGGCAGATTGATGAAAATCAAGAGGAAAAAGATCGCGAACATGATCGCCGTTAACATTTATACTTTCGCCTCCTTCGATTCATTATCCGAATTCGAATCAATACTGCGCGCACCTTTAGTGCGCCTTTTTAAACGATGAAGCATCATTTCGATGGTACGAATGATACAGAATAGCGACCCTATTGGAATGGCTAGCGTAAATAACCATTGAGGAATGGATAAAGCCGGTGTCACCCTTCCCCGTTCCCATTGACTAAGAGCAAGTTCTAAGCCAAAGACAAATGTTAAGCTCAAAAAAGTGAGCATTAAAAGGCTCGTCACCAGAATAAGACCCCGCTGGATTTCAGGCTTAAATTTATCGAAGAAATATTGAAACCCAAAATGTGCCTGGCGTTTAATGGCAATGGATGCACCGACAAAAGTACTTAACACGAACAGGTTAATCGTTATTTCTTCAGCGAATGCAAAGGATGTATCAAATAAATAACGAGAAAGCACGTTTGCAAATGTTATGAGGGCCATTCCAGCTAAAGAGAACATAACGATCGCATGCTCTAAATACGTTAAGATCCTCATTGTGCGTCCTCCTCGCTCCCATTGGCTTCTCGTAAAAACGTTTCTAAGTTTTTCGCACCCCATACGTCACGAAAATCGTCATATACTTGCTGGGAACTTGCTCGAAATTGTTCAATTTCGTCTTCAGTTGGATAATAAATGTTCATGCCCTTCTCTTCTAGTTCTGTCAATTGTGCTTGTTCTTTTTCTCTAGTACGGTTAATTTGATAGGCATTGGCATCGGCAGCGACTTTTTTTATGAGTGCTTGATCGTGAGGTGGTAGAGAATCAAATAGCTCTTTATTCATGCCGAACACGAGCGCATCATACACATAGTTCCACATCGTCATGTATTGTTGTACTTCTATTAAACCTGCCGAATAGGTAACATCCACGGGGTTCTCTTGACCGTCAATAGTTCCTTGTTGCAGTGCGGTATAGACTTCGGAAAAAGCCATTGTGATCGGATCCGCTTCTTGAGTACGATACAAGTTCGTGAAAACGCCCATACTAGGAACTCGAATTTTAAGATGATCCAGGTCCTCAGGAGTTGTGATCGCACGTGTATCATTGGTAATTTGACGAAAGCCACTTTCACCAAATCCAAGAGGTTCAACGCCCCTCTCTCGTAACATTTCATTAATAATCTCTCCGCTTTGTCCTTGTAACAAACGCTCTGCGTCATCAAAGTCATTAATTAAAAAAGGAGCACTTAAGACGCCGAATCGTGGATCAATTCCCGCATAAATAATGCTTGAGTTGTAGGAAAAATCTTTCAAGCCATCCATAAGTTGTTCAACGCCTGCCTCAGGATTCCCAGCAGACAGTTGTTCATTGGTATACACATCGACAAGGAAGCGACCGTTACTTTGTTCTTTCAAGTCTTCAGCAAACTTTATGGCCCCTTCATACCAGGTTGACCCTGGCCCTACGGTTACGCTCATCTTCCATTCATAAACCTCTTCTTGTGTTGTGGCATTACTGCTGCAGCCAGCCACTCCTATGATCGTAAGCATAAGCAGGCATAGTTGTACGTATGGTTTAGCCATGTCGCCCTCCTTTTAATTAAAGCGCTTACATTTTTTGGTTGGTTTCATGACGTCCTTCACAGACGTCATGATATAAAAATGTTTTTATTGGGGTTAAACAGATTCGTTGGGTCAAGTGCGCGCTTGATCGCTTTCATTACGTGAAGCGCATCGCCATGTTCTTTTTCTAAATACTTTACTTTGCCTATTCCGATGCCATGTTCGCCAGTACATGTGCCTCCTTTTGCTAGTGCAAAACGGACGATGGTTTCGTTGTAGGATGCTACGTTCTCAAGTTCTTCTTTATCTAGGGGGTCTACTAATAACAAGGCATGAAAATTTCCGTCTCCGACATGACCGACAATACCAGCCTCTATACGTTGTTCCAATGCCGTGTCTCGTGCATGGGAAACAGCTTCAGCGAGAGCAGAAATAGGGACGCATACATCGGTTACCATCAGTTTTTTCTTAGGTTCACTATGTGTAAAGGCATAGGCCAAATTATGGCGCGCATGCCAGAGTTCTTGGCGTTCTGCATTGCTTTGAGCTACGTGAAACTGACTCGCGTGATAATCTTGCATGATGCTCTCGCAAAAAGATAGATCATGATGAATGGAGGAAGCATTCCCATGAAATTCTAGAAACAATGTTGGTTTTAATGGGTATCCAGTGTCATTGTGCTGATTAATTTTTTCCATGGAGTACGCATCAATCAATTCAATACGAGCTATGGGAATCCCTGATTGTAAAACGGCTGAAACAGAAGATACCGCATCATGGATAGACGGAAATTGCACACGACCGGCTATTATTTTTTCAGGAATGCCATACACTTTAACCGTGATTTCGGTGTAACAGCCGAGTGTGCCCTCTGCTCCAACAAATAAGTTGTTTAAATCGTAGCCAGAAGAAGATTTGGCAGCGCGGTTTCCACTGTGAATGATTGTTCCGTTCGCCAGCACAATTTCCAAATCACGAACCTGGTCCCTCATCACTCCATACTTAACAGAGTTCGTCCCACTTGCATTGGTGGCCACCATACCGCCTATAGTGGCATTGGCTCCAGGATCTACGGAAAAGAAAAGGCCGTATTTTTTCAGCTCTTTATTTAGTTGATCTCGGGTGACACCTGGTTGTACAGTCACTAACAGATCCTTTTCATCAATTGCTAACACGCCATTCATGAGACTAAAATCAATAACAATGCCTTTTTCGTAAGGAATGACATGCCCTTCTAAACTTGTACCCAAGCCATAGGGATATATTTTTTCATTATAAGCTGCGGCAAGGTGAACGATGGTGGCGACGTCTTCTGTTGATGATGGATAGACGACGATATCTGGCATAGCTGATTGGTGATAAGATTCATCGCTACTATGGAGTGAGCGCTGTGACTCACTAACGTATACTTGATCGTGGTTTAGTTTCGACC includes:
- a CDS encoding PTS sugar transporter subunit IIB, with protein sequence MKKVLVVCGNGLGSSMIVEMNAKQILKDLQKEADVSHTDLTTAKTEQADLYIGSEDIVSNLQDGSRHVVGLKNLLDKNELRAALDQHV
- a CDS encoding TRAP transporter small permease, which translates into the protein MRILTYLEHAIVMFSLAGMALITFANVLSRYLFDTSFAFAEEITINLFVLSTFVGASIAIKRQAHFGFQYFFDKFKPEIQRGLILVTSLLMLTFLSLTFVFGLELALSQWERGRVTPALSIPQWLFTLAIPIGSLFCIIRTIEMMLHRLKRRTKGARSIDSNSDNESKEAKV
- a CDS encoding TRAP transporter large permease encodes the protein MLTAIMFAIFFLLIFINLPVAFSLGIAAIIVLLLDSGWSSLGLLPSIMYSSISSFTLLAIPFFVLAGVIMGYSGISNRLIDFAYLAFGHRKNGIVIVTIVAAFFFSAISGSGPATVAAMGAILIPALVKNGFKAHSASALVASSGSLGIILPPSIAFIVFGVIASDFISISIGRLFIAGIVPGILLALSLLIASMIVNKKNQQLQRENEEIAITVEKARGVEVLKAFLKASLGLLIPVIILGGIYSGIFTPTEAAVVAVFYSLVVGFFFYRELKFQHIPKILVDASVQSAVIMLIIGVASLFSYIITTQKIAASLTSTILQLTTNPLILLLLVAVILFIVGAFIDTISAFYIFIPLLMPVLLEVGVDPTTIGVMMTVGLAIGLFTPPVGLNLFVASGISGVSSESIVRGIGPYLIASILVLLLVMYFPAISNTLPNLLGV
- a CDS encoding DctP family TRAP transporter solute-binding subunit, which encodes MAKPYVQLCLLMLTIIGVAGCSSNATTQEEVYEWKMSVTVGPGSTWYEGAIKFAEDLKEQSNGRFLVDVYTNEQLSAGNPEAGVEQLMDGLKDFSYNSSIIYAGIDPRFGVLSAPFLINDFDDAERLLQGQSGEIINEMLRERGVEPLGFGESGFRQITNDTRAITTPEDLDHLKIRVPSMGVFTNLYRTQEADPITMAFSEVYTALQQGTIDGQENPVDVTYSAGLIEVQQYMTMWNYVYDALVFGMNKELFDSLPPHDQALIKKVAADANAYQINRTREKEQAQLTELEEKGMNIYYPTEDEIEQFRASSQQVYDDFRDVWGAKNLETFLREANGSEEDAQ
- a CDS encoding BglG family transcription antiterminator, producing MVLDQRRIAILSYLHSLTSPIHPVELAENLGVSKRTLYHDLNEVDHWLIENHVPAIQRKYGEGLFLEHATKERLSTLISLKDQWAYRLSQEERHYVLLAHLFLQQSFVSSKQLMDIVQVSRGTIFKDLASLSEQLQKDGILLTYDKQKGYQLTGSEYALWQKIQQILQTVTDDAFDEVRKMLFHQVHSTTEHVEVVLQKEIKKLEMALAITFNQQVRLALGLTLLFIYQRPLHELWIEQAEQDVLIQSPAFKAVTELSARLQRKGFRLLSHSECFLLVIRILSSRVTDASTRLNQTEQTDISQITKDIIAQFEYNSGVNFQDKDRLYKNLVAHIKPAYYRLKYDQTLSNRYLPFIEQQLKEVYTLTEQALQPLQQYVNVEIPREEIALIAMHFGGWINKKREKRHKAYKAVVICENGIAASSMLFSQLEGLLPEVEFLNYIPVRSFKSYEPNVDIAFSTTYISQSTIPVIYVPAILGESEKATIFRELQQFMDPARLKRSDFESVMQIIEQYTDIQQKEELTRKLEPYFRPTSIRFEVYKPLLHELLDKSMIAVQQKVSSWQDAISAAAQPLLKKEHIDDSYIDAMIRNVMTNGPYIVIAPLIAMPHARPEEGVKKLGISMLKVNEAVPFSNEAKHDARLIIVLAAIDNETHLKALSQLSELLSDKKNVNRILESSTAEDIEIVLHQKNEGGN